One part of the Sarcophilus harrisii chromosome 5, mSarHar1.11, whole genome shotgun sequence genome encodes these proteins:
- the LOC100922235 gene encoding olfactory receptor 9: MDDDNGTAVTEFILLGFSNLGVYQSALFWGVLFVYLVTLLGNSLIITLTLLDPVLNTPMYFFLRHLSLIEILYTMTVVPRMLTDLLFSHPAISPASCFTQMYFFALFGIAECCVLTAMAYDRYAAICQPLHYAMLMNRQACVGMVGASYLMGITTGTTHSIFIFTLPFHGTNIVHHFLCDILPVLRLASGDTFWGEVGNLAVTLLFIITPFALILFSYVRILITILGVASAQGRQKVFSTCSSHLLVVTLFFGTGTLAYMKPGTNDTEDTDQVISLFYTVVTPMLNPFIYTLRNKEVMGALRRKLTKYF, translated from the coding sequence ATGGATGATGATAATGGGACAGCAGTGACTGAGTTCATTTTGTTGGGATTCTCAAATTTGGGGGTTTACCAGAGCGCTCTTTTTTGGGGAGTGCTCTTTGTCTACTTGGTCACCTTGCTGGGTAACTCCTTGATCATCACCCTTACCCTGCTGGATCCAGTCCTGAACACTCCCATGTACTTCTTCCTTCGACATCTCTCTCTGATAGAGATTCTCTACACTATGACTGTTGTACCCAGGATGCTAACTGATCTGCTTTTCTCCCATCCTGCCATCTCTCCTGCCAGCTGCTTCACCCAAATGTATTTCTTTGCCCTCTTTGGCATTGCCGAATGCTGTGTGCTCACTGCCATGGCCTATGACCGTTATGCTGCCATTTGTCAGCCCCTGCACTATGCCATGCTGATGAACCGGCAGGCATGTGTGGGTATGGTGGGTGCTTCTTATCTAATGGGCATCACCACAGGCACTACCCACTCCATATTCATCTTTACCTTGCCCTTCCATGGTACCAACATTGTTCACCATTTCCTATGTGACATTTTGCCTGTTTTGAGACTGGCAAGTGGAGACACATTCTGGGGTGAGGTTGGGAACCTTGCTGTCACCCTGCTCTTTATCATTACTCCCTTTGCACTGATTTTGTTTTCCTATGTTCGCATCCTCATTACCATCCTTGGGGTTGCCTCTGCTCAGGGACGCCAAAAAGTCTTCTCTACTTGCTCTTCCCACCTATTGGTTGTCACACTTTTCTTTGGGACTGGGACTCTAGCCTACATGAAACCCGGAACCAATGATACTGAGGACACAGATCAGGTTATCTCCCTTTTTTACACAGTTGTAACTCCTATGCTCAACCCTTTTATCTATACACTGAGGAACAAGGAGGTGATGGGAGCCCTGAGGcgtaaattaacaaaatatttttga
- the LOC100922494 gene encoding telomere length and silencing protein 1 homolog, producing MRAGKTFRRRRADSESESDDQDSEEVRLKLEETKEVQSLRRRPNGVSAVALLVGEKVQEETALVDDPFQVKTGGMVDMKKLKERNKDRISEEEDLNLGTSFSAETNRRDEDADMMKYIETELKKRKGIVENEEQKVKLKNAEDCLYELPESIRVSSAKKTEEMLSNQMLSGIPEVDLGIEAKIKNIISTEDAKARLLAEQRNKKKDSETSFVPTNMAVNYVQHNRFYHEELHAPVRRHKEEPKTRPLRVGDTEKPEAERSPPNRKRPPNEKATDDYHYEKFKKMNRRY from the coding sequence ATGCGGGCGGGCAAGACCTTCCGCAGGCGCCGCGCCGACTCGGAGTCGGAGTCGGACGATCAGGACAGTGAGGAGGTCCGCTTGAAACTGGAGGAAACCAAAGAAGTTCAGAGCTTGAGGAGACGACCTAATGGGGTGAGTGCAGTAGCCCTCCTGGTTGGGGAGAAAGTTCAGGAAGAGACGGCCCTGGTAGACGATCCCTTTCAGGTCAAAACCGGTGGGATGGTGGACATGAAGAAACttaaggaaagaaacaaggacAGAATCAGCGAAGAGGAGGATCTCAACTTAGGAACATCATTTTCGGCCGAAACCAACCGAAGGGATGAAGACGCCGACATGATGAAGTACATTGAGACAGAactaaagaaaaggaagggaattgTGGAAAACGAGGAGCAGAAAGTAAAGCTGAAGAATGCAGAAGACTGTCTCTACGAGCTGCCCGAGAGCATCCGAGTCTCGTCCGCCAAAAAAACGGAGGAGATGCTGTCCAACCAAATGCTGAGCGGCATCCCCGAAGTGGATTTAGGCAttgaggcaaaaataaaaaatatcatttcgACCGAGGATGCCAAAGCCCGTCTGCTGGCTGAGCAAcggaacaaaaagaaagacagcgaAACCTCTTTTGTTCCCACGAACATGGCTGTGAACTACGTGCAGCACAACCGATTTTATCATGAAGAGCTCCACGCCCCAGTTCGGAGGCACAAGGAAGAGCCAAAAACCCGACCCCTCAGGGTGGGAGATACTGAGAAGCCGGAAGCCGAGAGGTCACCTCCGAATCGCAAGCGTCCCCCCAACGAAAAAGCAACTGATGATTATCACTATGAGAAGTTTAAGAAAATGAACAGACGCTATTGA